One genomic segment of Besnoitia besnoiti strain Bb-Ger1 chromosome VII, whole genome shotgun sequence includes these proteins:
- a CDS encoding translation initiation factor sui1 protein (encoded by transcript BESB_077380), giving the protein MAGNHLEDVTSSSEEEAQPSRRQQRQAQLRQQQENQKGKKKGKNAGKQGEKIESHEDPGAREGASKEAGRPGNATEGEKTEKGELNEHTGDSAWEHDKQAPITGPSPVVYCGVCGGAPDFCEFGARWLECKAWIEAHHAELLPFCVPPSSSKEEKEGGNASGDDEGALAERMQRLDVACEEKKPGDEAEKETKKGGKKKAAKPNIVTIQRQSRAKRKTATVVTGLELFGVKLDKAAKLFSKQYACGASVAKGVPGQPQQIEVQGDVEEEIAELIASTFEIPEDNIQLLPPK; this is encoded by the exons ATGGCAGGCAACCACCTGGAGGATGTTACCTCTTCGtcagaggaggaagctcAGCCTTCCCGTCGTCAGCAGCGTCAGGCTCAGttgcgccagcagcaggagaACCAGAAGGGGAAAAAGAAGGGCAAGAATGCAGGGAAGCAAGGAGAAAAAATTGAGTCACACGAAGACCCCGGCGCCCGTGAGGGCGCCAGCAAGGAGGCAGGGAGGCCAGGGAACGCAACCGAAGGTGAAAAGACAGAGAAAGGGGAACTAAACGAGCACACAGGTGATTCTGCATGGGAGCATGACAAACAAGCGCCTATCACTGGACCAAGCCCAGTGGTCTACTGTGGAG tttgcggcggcgcaccggACTTCTGCGAATTCGGTGCCCGTTGGCTAGAGTGCAAAGCGTGGATTGAGGCACACCACGCGGAGCTCCTGCCTTTCTGCGTGCCGCCGAGTTCGTCGAAGGAGGAAAAGGAGGGCGGCAACGCatcgggcgacgacgagggcgctcTCGCAGAGCGCATGCAACGCCTCGACGTGGcctgcgaagagaagaaaccCGGGGACGAAGCTGAGAAGGAGACAAAGAAAGgtgggaagaagaaggcagcgaaacCT AACATCGTCACCATTCAGCGTCAaagccgcgcgaagcgcaAGACCGCCACGGTCGTCACGGGCCTTGAACTTTTCG GCGTGAAGCTTGACAAGGCAGCGAAGCTCTTCTCCAAGCAGTACGCGTGTGGAGCGTCCGTGGCGAAGGGCGTGCCAGGACAGCCTCAGCAAATCGAGGTTCAG GGCGACGTGGAAGAAGAAATTGCCGAGCTGATCGCGTCGACCTTTGAAATTCCAGAGGACAACATTCAGCTCCTCCCTCCCAAATGA
- a CDS encoding cold-shock DNA-binding domain-containing protein (encoded by transcript BESB_077390) has product MSAAAVSKGVCKWFDSKKGYGFITADDGTDLFVHQSEIRAEGFRSLAEGEEVEFVVQTSSDGRQKAVNVTGPNGSAVQGESRRAPRGGGYGGGYSNNGYGGSNRGYGGGGGYGYGGSPGGYDNNGGHGGDYQESRAGGGSQDAYGRRAW; this is encoded by the exons ATGAGTGCCGCCGCAGTGTCGAAGGGCGTGTGCAAGTGGTTCGATTCCAAGAAG GGGTACGGCTTCATCACAGCTGACGATGGGACGGACTTGTTCGTGCATCAGTCAGAGATACGCGCGGAAGGATTCCGGAGTTTGGCGGAGGGTGAGGAAGTTGAGTTCGTGGTGCAGACGTCCAGCGATGGCAGACAGAAGGCAGTGAACGTTACGGGACCGAACGGTTCTGCTGTTCAG GGCGAGTCTCGTCGTGCCCCCCGCGGAGGTGGCTACGGAGGCGGATATAGTAACAATGGCTATGGTGGAAGCAACAGAGGCtatggcggcggcggagggtaCGGCTACGGCGGAAGCCCAGGCGGCTATGACAACAATGGCGGACACGGAGGGGATTATCAGGAGAGCCGTGCGGGAGGAGGGAGCCAGGATGCGTATGGCCGGCGCGCGTGGTAA
- a CDS encoding 3-methyl-2-oxobutanoate hydroxymethyltransferase (encoded by transcript BESB_077400), with protein sequence MCDLQKKKDRGEKITMITSYDANSAQMLDAALIDMQLVGDSLANVVLGLDSTACVGLDTMMLFAKHVKKASRRSVIVFDLPYGTYHTKEAALESVISVVKQTGITTVKLEGFCPDIVKALREHVSIVCHLGVQPQTAETKNSRGKNAEDARELLEHSLALEAAGCQMIVLEKVCAEVAEVITAKLKIPTIGIGSGPGCDGQVLVFHDMFGLAPCGPKLKFVKQYASLYPQIGAAAAKYKTEVEKGLFPGVANSFFMTPKERTKFYALVDGQGKTSGDTAGARSSSVTPASAANFPRHSIVRRWVDAGLVNGPASSAHPTQKAAKSAVASGDGTRGDREAANDSQANPENSPRALQTLRRVCIRGGGAMGQFMAWMLAGTPGVEVVLATHRKELKAAVENHGNRLLFRKLSGSGADDGAQIEGRPVNVVVLGPDSDSAVPLSQDKFDTVFICTKSRQTAEAASFAWANARPGGVVATIQNGLEAPRVLLSVFGAGAASGSPLRSEAPAATSGESLPDGMPAGATGKDCASPPSLVFAPMSYGALEQAPGVVRLTGEGEIRVCPSSPRADRGAASSLSALLRKAGFTVSEVDRFDLQVALWQKVAVNACINPLTAILRCTNGEVANPLLASLRRRTVEEVVAVARAQGIPIDLESTDQLVSEVIRRTSRNLSSMLVDVEKGRPTEIDAINGEVVNQGRKAGVPTPVTETLMTLVQCITEQQCRDSPHGDARQRDQEGHKVQNSSQVAWSY encoded by the exons ATGTGCGACCTGCAAAAGAAGAAGGATCGAGGCGAGAAGATCACCATGATCACG TCTTACGACGCGAATAGCGCTCAGATGCTCGATGCTGCACTTATCGACATGCAGTTAGTGGGCGATTCCCTAGCAAATGTTGTACTTG GCTTGGACAGCACAGCTTGCGTGGGCCTCGACACTATGATGCTGTTCGCGAAGCACGTGAAAAAAG CGTCCCGACGTTCTGTCATTGTTTTTGACCTCCCTTACGGCACATACCACACGAAAGAAGCGGCACTGGAGTCAGTCATCTCGGTCGTGAAGCAGACCGGCATCACAACCGTGAAGCTGGAAGGCTTCTGCCCCGATATCGTCAAG GCGCTTCGCGAGCATGTCAGCATCGTCTGCCACCTCGGCGTGCAGCcccagacggcggagaccaAGAACTCTCGAG GAAAAAacgccgaggacgcgaggGAACTACTTGAACATTCGCTGGCACTCGAAGCTGCTG GCTGTCAGATGATCGTGTTGGAAAAAGTTTGTGCGGAGGTCGCGGAGGTGATCACAGCGAAGCTGAAGATACCCACGATTGGCATTGGATCAG GTCCCGGCTGTGACGGGCAGGTGCTTGTTTTCCACGACATGTTTGGGTTGGCCCCCTGTGGCCCTAAGCTGAAATTCGTCAAGCAGTATGCCAGTCTCTATCCGCAAAttggagcggcagcggccaaGTACAAAACCGAAGTGGAGAAAGGACTCTTCCCAGGCGTCGCGAACTCCTTCTTCATGACGCCGAAAGAGCGCACCAAGTTCTACGCCCTGGTTGATGGGCAAGGAAAAACGAGTGGCGACACCGCTGGCGCCCGCAGTTCATCTGTGACGCCTGCTTCAGCAGCCA ATTTCCCCAGGCACTCCATCGTTCGCCGATGGGTGGACGCGGGGCTGGTAAATGGGCCCGCGTCTTCGGCACATCCTACACAGAAGGCCGCCAAatccgctgtcgcctctggagacgggacgcgcggcgaccgcgaggctgcgaacGACTCGCAAGCCAACCCGGAAAACAGCCCGCGAGCCCTGCAGACCTTGCGGCGTGTCTGCattcgcggcggaggcgccatgGGGCAGTTCATGGCGTGGATGCTCGCGGGCACCCCTGGCGTCGAGGTGGTCCTTGCCACGCACCGAAAGGAGCTCAAAGCAGCTGTTGAGAACCACGGCAACAGGCTGTTGTTCCGCAAGCTCTCCGGATCTGGGGCGGATGATGGGGCCCAGATCGAGGGAAGACCGGTAAACGTTGTCGTCCTCGGTCCAGACTCGGACTCTGCCGTACCTCTCTCGCAGGACAAGTTCGACACCGTTTTCATTTGCACCAAGTCAAGACAAACAGCCGAAGCAG CTTCCTTTGCATGGGCTAACGCGCGACCGGGCGGAGTTGTTGCCACCATCCAGAATGGTCTGGAAGCTCCTCGGGTGCTCCTAAGCGTCTTTGGCGCGGGTGCGGCGAGTGGCTCACCCCTGCGATctgaggcgccggcggcgacctcgGGCGAAAGTCTACCAGACGGCATGCCAGCTGGAGCGACGGGTAAAGACTGCGCGAGTCCGCCTTCGCTTGTGTTCGCTCCTATGTCGTACGGAGCCCTCGAGCAA GCCCCTGGCGTTGTACGGCTGactggcgaaggcgagatCCGGGTGTGCCCCTCCTCTCCTAGAGCggaccgcggcgccgcgtcgagccTTTCTGCTCTGCTGAGAAAGGCAG GTTTCACCGTGTCTGAGGTAGATCGATTCGACCTTCAGGTGGCTCTCTGGCAGAAGGTGGCTGTGAATGCATGCATCAACCCCCTCACGGCCATTCTGCGGTGCACAAATGGCGAGGTGGCGAACCCTCTTTTGGCATCACTACG ACGACGCACTGTCGAGGAGgttgtcgccgtcgcgcgcgcccaggGGATCCCCATTGACCTT GAATCGACCGATCAGCTGGTGTCTGAGGTGATTCGGAGGACCTCGCGCAACTTATCTTCTATGCTGGTGGATGTCGAGAAGGGCCGGCCGACAGAAATCGATGCCATCAACGGGGAAG TCGTCAACCAAGGCCGGAAAGCTGGTGTTCCAACGCCCGTAACAGAGACTCTCATGACTCTCGTGCAGTGTATCACTGAGCAGCAGTGTCGGGATAGCCCACATGGCGATGCAAGACAACGAGACCAGGAAGGCCACAAAGTCCAGAACTCGTCCCAGGTAGCATGGTCGTATTAG
- a CDS encoding TB2/DP1, HVA22 family protein (encoded by transcript BESB_077410) — translation MENRGAGASAMGADECPTVQVAGFDLQRMMSHWDAKLNSYPLLAHASDKVGIRPSILFAGFSVFLLFSLGFGWGGGIVCDLTGFLYPAWQSFKAIETPGRDDDKLWLTYWVVYAAFSLLEYFVDIILFWVPFYYLLKCAFLLYLYLPWTKGAEVVYNQLIRPHLLEHERSIDGAVEQITQVGATAAEGLQQALNDGATLVNQAAGLVRQRKPGAAH, via the exons ATGGAAAACAGAGGAGCAGGAGCCAGCGCCATGGGTGCCGACGAGTGCCCTACAGTGCAGGTCGCCGGTTTTGACCTTCAGAGGATGATGTCGCACTGGGACGCCAAGCTCAACAGCTATCCCCTGCTAGCGCATGCGTCCGACAAAGTCGGAATCCGCCCCTCGATTCTTTTCGCGGGATTCTCCGttttcctccttttctctcttggATTTGGATGGGGCGGGGGCATTGTTTGCGATTTGACCGGATTCCTTTACCCGG CGTGGCAATCGTTCAAGGCCATCGAGACCCCAGGGCGTGACGACGATAAGCTCTGGCTGACGTACTGGGTCGTGtacgccgccttctcgctcctcGAGTACTTTGTCGACATCATCCTTTTCTGGGTGCCATTCTACTACCTTCTCAAATGCGCGTTCCTCCTCTATCTTTACTTGCCCTGGACCAAA GGTGCGGAGGTGGTCTATAACCAGTTGATTCGCCCGCATCTTTTGGAGCACGAGAGATCCATTGACGGGGCTGTGGAGCAGATCACTCAAGTTGGAGCAACGGCTGCTGAGGGTCTACAGCAGGCCTTGAACGACGGGGCGACTCTTGTCAACCAGGCCGCTGGACTCGTTCGTCAGCGCAAACCAGGTGCGGCCCACTGA
- a CDS encoding hypothetical protein (encoded by transcript BESB_077420) gives MPKAKQARKRTRSTSAPDKAEPPASSTPSTAGERQEERRRPDTVGLSAAAAAAPSTTENGKRLTAACGSHSKGEGGEDRGASATGERKAAQLIASLYKKWASVLKSEVGLTLEGCNTPEDPNEAPKASGDSHSCGVLELWAFCTYLCRLQEQDVPQQVLEPIGLRLTGVFDLFAEQCAPDGSLATHGRHFYDLPECLPVLEVVSSPGSSSLNPAGYHMCIFRDREDQVPHAVVSNVPSEGPAFSVVCADPELLTLPESPVASGLLSEGRGNRAQKGKRAEGKAAKRGGPSVSAEGGGEPTAPVVPLLLAALWLFCERILADAAEPASTDRAGVRKRTKMARKDSERGDHAPAGHRPANPGEAAKIKEALSAWLKEELAIGADSVATIEENTQRWTTKRKKAIAASDLSGLGILVPYHAETEIGYRNLGITNAGLKKTIMTIKSAPKEQRDTQPLDELLNLAGIAMDEGDVGTALQLGRNLFLLDAPNETGCKVVKAAKLLLRSAYNLLEQPHFAEIVDATSDIRNRCVQQKS, from the exons ATGCCGAAGGCAAAGCAAGCGCGTAAACGGACCCGCTCTACAAGTGCTCCTGACAAGGCAGAGCCTCCGGCAAGCAGCACGCCTTCCACAGCCGGAGAACGACAGGAAGAGCGTAGACGACCGGATACGGTCGGgctgtctgcagcagcagcagcggctccaTCGACTACAGAAAATGGCAAAAGGTTGACGGCAGCATGTGGCAGTCACAGCAAaggggagggcggcgaagatCGCGGGGCCTCGGCAACGGGGGAACGCAAGGCGGCTCAACTCATCGCGTCGCTCTATAAGAAGTGGGCCTCTGTACTGAAATCTGAAGTCGGACTCACGCTGGAGGGTTGCAACACACCCGAGGACCCAAATGAGGCTCCCAAGGCTTCAGGTGATAGTCACAGTTGCGGGGTTTTGGAGCTATGGGCCTTCTGCACGTATCTCTGTAGACTACAGGAGCAAGATGTACCCCAGCAGGTGCTAGAGCCGATTGGCCTGCGACTAACGG GCGTATTCGATCTTTTTGCGGAACAATGTGCCCCCGATGGATCGCTGGCTACTCACGGCCGGCATTTCTACGACCTTCCGGAGTGCTTGCCGGTTCTAGAGGTGGTGTCATCACCAGGTTCCTCGTCGTTGAACCCAGCTGGATATCACATGTGTATTTTTCGTGACCGCGAAGACCAAGTGCCCCACGCTGTCGTTTCCAACGTTCCGTCAGAAGGAcccgccttctccgtcgtGTGTGCCGACCCTGAACTTCTCACCCTGCCAGAATCGCCAGTCGCGTCTGGGCTTCTTTCCGAGGGACGCGGCAACAGAGCGCAGAAAGGCAAGAGGGCGGAAGGGAAAGCCGCAAAGCGCGGCGGCCCCAGCGTCTCTGCTGAAGGAGGGGGCGAACCGACCGCACCAGTAGTACCGCTCCtgctcgcggctctctggCTCTTCTGCGAGCGCATCCTGGCGGATGCAGCTGAACCTGCATCTACAGATCGGGCTGGGGTCAGAAAACGCACAAAAATGGCACGAAAAGACTCGGAGCGAGGAGACCACGCACCCGCGGGGCACAGGCCTGCGAACCCCGGCGAAGCAGCCAA GATTAAGGAAGCTCTCAGTGCCTGGCTCAAGGAGGAACTGGCGATCGGTGCTGATTCTGTGGCAACGATTGAGGAGAACACGCAGAGATGGACTACCAAAAGGAAGAAGGCCATTGCCGCCTCAGATCTTTCAG GCTTAGGAATTTTGGTGCCCTAccacgcggagacagagataGGGTACAGGAATCTCGGCATCACAAATGCGGGGCTGAAGAAGACCATCATGACTATCAAGTCTGCTCCGAAGGAGCAGCGTGATACCCAGCCGCTGGATGAGCTGTTGAACCTT GCGGGGATCGCAATGGATGAAGGTGACGTAGGCACCGCTCTTCAGTTGGGACGAAACCTGTTTCTCCTTGATGCACCGAACGAAACCGGCTGTAAAGTCGTCAAGGCCGCTAAG ctgcttctccgGAGTGCCTACAACCTGCTGGAGCAGCCCCACTTTGCTGAGATTGTTGACGCAACTTCTGACATTAGAAACAGGTGCGTCCAGCAGAAATCCTAG
- a CDS encoding hypothetical protein (encoded by transcript BESB_077430), protein MAADSREVLTLKVMRLSQPSVDAELWPLLRLDDVISTHDSLHKKVEHEKACVDRALESTHTLLLPVTQGRIFSGETFSAYINISNSSGAQAVNVIIQAELSIGQKRDLLFDNSQDPIRSLNPGNSFDCAVMHQLTEAGTYTLVCAVSHYLSALGEQKSFKKSFKFAAHPPFKISHQVVSLQGRAFVECSLENISQQPVYLSDASVFCVEDLEGVRLDSGPQSDSICSKGLHYFKPQDRYNLIFSLTPTAAKLNADDTLIRRLPTLGQLALEWRTATGGVGCMHSFTLTNPQAQGGKPLSLRVVSCPASVEVEMPFQVEVEVATQLEQVVSPVLILRPSDLQPFVIQGSTTRPLGVISMLNPRRCTLDAMCLTPGFHSIKGILVYDPDTQQTTDAAEMLCQVLVF, encoded by the exons ATGGCGGCGGACAGTCGTGAAGTGTTAACGCTG AAAGTGATGCGGCTGTCACAGCCCTCCGTCGACGCCGAGCTATGGCCACTGCTTCGGCTTGATGACGTCATTTCCACGCACGACTCACTGCACAAGAAGGTGGAACATGAAAAGGCGTGCGTAGACCGTGCCCTGGAAAGTACCCACACGTTGCTGCTGCCTGTAACACAGGG ACGGATATTCAGTGGCGAGACGTTCAGCGCATACATCAACATTTCCAACTCATCAGGCGCTCAGGCTGTCAACGTGATCATCCAG GCTGAGTTATCAATCGGGCAGAAAAGAGATCTCCTTTTTGACAATTCCCAAGACCCGATCCGTTCCCTGAACCCGGGCAACTCTTTTGATTGCGCAGTCATGCACCAGCTCACAGAGGCCGGAACGTACAC ACTTGTCTGTGCGGTTTCGCATTACCTATCGGCTTTGGGCGAGCAGAAGTCTTTCAAAAAGTCTTTCAAGTTTGCAGCCCATCCTCCATTCAAAATCAGCCACCAAGTTGTCTCCTTACAG GGGCGAGCGTTCGTTGAATGCTCGCTAGAGAACATTTCCCAACAGCCGGTGTACCTCAGCGATGCATCGGTCTTCTGTGTGGAAGACCTCGAGGGCGTTCGTCTGGATAGTGGTCCCCAATCCGATAGCAT TTGCTCCAAGGGGTTGCATTATTTCAAGCCCCAGGATCGCTACAACCTGATCTTCTCCCTCACACCTACCGCGGCGAAGCTCAACGCAGATGACACATTAATTCGG CGGCTTCCCACTCTCGGGCAACTGGCTCTGGAGTGGCGCACGGCCACTGGAGGCGTCGGATGCATGCACAGCTTTACTCTTACGAATCCGCAGGCCCAGGGTGGAAAGCCGTTGAGTCTCCGCGTCGTATCATGCCCCGCTTCTGTCGAA GTGGAAATGCCGTTCCAAGTAGAGGTCGAGGTTGCCACACAGCTCGAGCAAGTTGTTTCCCCGGTCCTTATTCTGAGGCCTTCCGATCTTCAGCCTTTCGTGATTCAAGGCTCGACGACCAGG CCTCTTGGGGTCATTAGCATGCTGAATCCTCGACGTTGCACGCTGGATGCCATGTGCTTAACCCCGG GTTTTCACTCGATCAAGGGCATCCTGGTGTACGATCCCGACACTCAGCAGACGACTGATGCGGCGGAAATGCTTTGTCAAGTTCTTGTTTTTTAA
- a CDS encoding sporozoite developmental protein (encoded by transcript BESB_077440): MMFKAILRMLGFGLVALCCVRADILKPDADYRDFYHFQLSNGMQCLAIHHPKTTEAAYSVAVNTGSLYDPQDLPGLAHFLEHMLFLGTEKHPEPDSYDSFMTEHGGQNNAYTDEERTVFFNQVSDNSLEEALDRFSQFFKAPLFNRDYEEREVHAVNSEHEKNIPNNEERAWFTIRSLAKGPLSRFATGNLETLSTVPRQRGTDVVGRLKDFHRKFYCAVNMAVVVMSPRPLPEVESLLRKSFEDVSAGNANFLGIDQCPGDDYDKTPPFDASNTGKFIHMQSVGVEPSLWVAFSLPPTITSYKKQPTAILTYLFEYDGEGSLSELLRNMGLADEVSVVVDRTSLNTLFAIKVDLTTKGACERGTVLQEVYKYINMLRNQGVNPQMVSSIAAQSRVDFHASQPSASEMNEAARLAHNLLAYEPYHVLAADTLLVDPDARFVNRLLARMSPHQAIIAFADPQFKQNAESYDVEPFYGVEHKVSQLSSEQLNALENMTPGIHYREPPALKHVPGPDDLIMRPNISGMSVPELLGEETGDGGHAIWWQGQGTVSVPRVHVNIKARTSRSHTDMKSRTQLAVLMATLREQLDETTVDMRQCGISHSLEVSGDGFDMGFAAYTPQQLYEVMAAVSSKLKKPQVEQERFDRVKQRLIEELEDPASKMAYEHAIEAAAVLLKNNANSRKDLLRLLKSESASLDNTLEAFRDLKLVHADAFVMGNIDRADAKEAVQLFLQNSGFLHIPMKEAARSLVIEQKSPIEAVVSNPIRNDVNHATLVHYQLGVPSIEERVNLAVLGRMLNRRLFDRLRTEEQLGYIVGAKPYIDSSVESMSCILQGSKKHPDDVADLIEEEVRAMEEHIRSMPDAELNHWKDATRAELAKPVATFVEEFGRSWSQIANHGHCFNKHDLELKYLNSNFNRKQLTRTYAKLLTPTGRLVRSLSLAVELRPVKWTLAPGGQGGGESATW, from the exons ATGATGTTCAAGGCAATACTGAGAATGCTGGGCTTCGGGCTCGTGGCGCTTTGTTGCGTCAGAGCCGATATTCTGAAGCCCGACGCGGACTATCGAGACTTCTACCATTTCCAACTTTCCAACGGGATGCAATGTCTTGCTATTCACCACCCGAAGACAACAGAAGCGGCGTATTCTGTTGCCGTCAACACCGGTAGCTTATATGATCCCCAGGACTTACCTGGGCTCGCGCACTTTTTGGAGCACATGCTGTTTCTTGGGACTGAGAAACATCCGGAGCCGGACAGTTACGACAGTTTCATGACCGAGCACGGGGGGCAAAACAACGCGTACAcggacgaagagagaacAGTGTTTTTTAACCAAGTCTCCGATAACTCGTTAGAGGAGGCCCTTGACAGGTTTTCCCAGTTTTTCAAAGCCCCGCTGTTCAACCGAGACTACGAAGAACGTGAAGTGCATGCAGTCAACTCGGAACACGAGAAAAACATCCCTAACAATGAGGAGAGGGCCTGGTTCACAATCCGCTCTCTGGCAAAGGGACCCCTCTCCAGGTTTGCAACGGGGAACCTGGAGACGCTGAGCACCGTGCCAAGGCAAAGGGGGACTGACGTAGTCGGCCGTCTAAAAGACTTCCACAGGAAGTTTTACTGCGCGGTGAACATG GCTGTCGTCGTCATGTCACCACGGCCGCTTCCAGAAGTAGAGTCACTTCTGAGGAAAAGCTTCGAGG ACGTGTCCGCTGGAAACGCGAATTTTCTTGGGATTGACCAGTGTCCGGGGGACGATTACGACAAAACTCCGCCATTTGACGCCTCAAATACTGGAAAATTCATCCACATGCAAAGCGTGGGAGTGGAACCGTCCCTCTGGGTTGCCTTTAGTCTTCCTCCCACGATTACTTCCTAC AAGAAACAACCGACGGCTATTCTCACGTACCTATTCGAGTATGACGGAGAAGGGTCGTTGTCAGAGCTCCTACGCAACATGGGTCTCGCGGACGAAGTTTCCGTGGTCGTCGATAGAACATCACTGAACACGCTGTTTGCAATCAAGG TTGATCTAACCACGAAGGGCGCATGTGAGAGGGGAACCGTGCTGCAGGAGGTTTACAAATACATCAACATGCTGAGGAATCAAGGCGTCAACCCACAGATGGTATCGTCGATAGCTGCTCAGTCACGAGTTGACTTTCATGCTTCTCAACCATCTGCTTCCGAAATGAACGAAGCAGCTCGACTGGCGCACAATCTACTCGCTTACGAGCCTTATCACGTGCTGGCTGCAGACACTCTGCTAGTTGATCCAGATGCCAGATTTGTCAACCGACTGCTTGCCCGAATGAGCCCACACCAAGCAATAATAGCCTTCGCAGATCCCCAGTTCAAGCAGAATGCGGAATCCTATGATGTGGAACCTTTCTATGGAGTTGAGCACAAAGTGTCTCAGCTGAGTTCCGAACAGCTAAACGCACTCGAGAATATGACCCCGGGCATTCATTACCGCGAGCCTCCAGCTCTAAAGCATGTACCTGGGCCAGATGACCTCATCATGCGACCTAACATTTCCGGCATGTCGGTTCCGGAGCTCTTGGGTGAGGAGACCGGGGATGGAGGTCATGCGATTTGGTGGCAGGGCCAAGGCACTGTTTCAGTGCCACGAGTGCATGTCAACATAAAAGCTCGGACATCGCGGAGCCACACGGACATGAAATCGAGAACTCAGCTGGCTGTACTGATGGCCACACTTAGAGAGCAATTAGACGAGACTACGGTCGACATGAGGCAGTGCGGTATTTCCCACAGTCTGGAGGTCTCTGGCGACGGCTTTGACATGGGCTTTGCTGCTTACACGCCCCAGCAACTCTATGAAGTGATGGCTGCAGTCTCGTCAAAGCTTAAGAAACCGCAAGTGGAACAGGAACGTTTCGACCG TGTCAAACAGAGACTGATTGAAGAGCTGGAAGATCCCGCTTCCAAAATGGCGTACGAGCACGCTATAGAAGCTGCCGCTGTGCTGCTCAAGAACAACGCGAACAGCCGAAAGGatctgcttcgcctgctgAAAAGCGAATCTGCATCGCTGGACAATACACTTGAAGCCTTCCGTGACCTCAAACTA GTCCACGCAGATGCATTTGTTATGGGCAACATTGATAGAGCGGATGCCAAGGAGGCTGTCCAACTGTTTCTACAAAACTCTGGATTCCTGCATATACCTATGAAAGAAGCTGCAAGGTCCCTCGTTATTGAGCAAAAATCACCGATAGAGGCCGTTGTTTCCAACCCCATCCGGAACGACGTGAACCACGCCACTCTGGTCCACTATCAGCTTGGCGTCCCGTCGATCGAGGAAAGGGTTAATCTTGCTGTTCTAGGTCGAATGCTGAACCGACGTCTGTTTGATCGTCTTCGAACGGAAGAGCAGCTGGGCTACATCGTTGGCGCCAAGCCGTACATCGACTCGTCAGTTGAAAGCATGAGCTGCATTTTGCAGGGGTCCAAGAAGCATCCGGACGATGTTGCCGATCTCATTGAGGAAGAAGTTCGAGCGATGGAAGAACACATCCGGTCAATGCCAGATGCAGAACTCAATCATTGGAAAGATGCAACTCGAGCTGAGCTTGCGAAACCTGTCGCAACTTTCGTCGAAGAGTTCGGCAGGTCGTGGAGTCAGATAGCGAACCACGGGCATTGCTTCAATAAGCACGACCTCGAGCTGAAGTACTTAAACTCAAATTTCAACCGAAAGCAGCTCACCCGGACATATGCCAAACTGCTCACCCCCACAGGCCGGCTTGTAAGATCCTTGTCATTAGCAGTCGAACTCCGCCCAGTCAAATGGACGCTGGCGCCAGGTGGTCAAGGTGGTGGCGAATCTGCAACCTGGTAG